In the genome of Etheostoma cragini isolate CJK2018 chromosome 5, CSU_Ecrag_1.0, whole genome shotgun sequence, the window ctgtatatatactttCAAAAATACAAGTTTATATGAAGTGCTAGATTGGAAATTTACagtttaaagttattttttaaaactatataaacacaaatgttttgacTTTTCCCTCTTACCGGGCACCCTAGGGGCAAATGGGCTCTAGGCACATGCCTAGAATGCCTATCCCTATGATCCAGGCCCTGATATGACTATTATATTTGGTGCCTAAATGCCTCACTAAGGACAAGAACATGAAACTTCAATGGTGTTAAGGATCAACATACCGGGGATATACTGCAGCTCTCATCTTCATTGTTGTCTCCCATGCCTGATCAACAAAATAGATAACGCAGCCGTAAAACAAGGTAATATTgtacactgaaaagaaataattgaaaccataaaaaatgCCTTAAATATAAGTCATCAATGACAGAAAAAACGTGCATTTAAAACTCAAGCAGATGATTTATTGCAAGATGGTACTATGTTTTGATGACGCTAATGTCATGTGATCATACATTGATAGCTCGGGATTTGAACCCTTGACCCTGGAAACATTACCAATCAATcagactttatttatatagcccccacccaacacacacacacaccaccaccagaGTACATATTAATAGATACATAGATCACGGGTACATAGATAAAGACATTGTATAAATGAGTTTGCCTAACTTAAAGAGTTAGGTGTTaagtttgtctttaaaaaatatcaatagGTTACTCTCTGCGAGGCTCTGGCAGACTGTTCCTTAGAACAGTGGTGGAGACATGGTCAACCGACCTGACCGACACAGAGCCAAAGGTTCAGAAATGTGGGTTAAAGATCCCCTAACGTTACTCAGCTCAAGAAAAAGAAGTCACAAGCTCGGTGCTTGTAACCAGACACCCCCTCTTGCTCGTACACACTGCCAACGTAAGGTTACACCAACAAGCTCCCCAAATCCAACACTGCAAAACATGGTGGAAAGCTTCTCCAATGGGTATTGCTATTTTGTTTACCAGATACCGTTACATCTTCGAGAGATACTTTTGCCGCGTATTTACTTTGTTGACCTAGCTTGGGTCTGTGATCTTGTGCCAAACTGCATTCAAACTgcattattattaacattaacaaattattGGTGCTCTGTGGCTTTTGTGGACGAATTGAAAAGTGGATTTTAGTCATTCACGTCGTATCCAATTCCCATCGATGTGAGtgcaaaaagcataatattcCTGGCTGACCGGATCAAGTGGATGAAGCAAATTAGGTCAAACTTATATGGTTTGATATTTACTTGTAGCGGAAAATTTACAGTACGTATAAAGCCAACATTAAATGTCACAATTGGTTAACATGAACTTTAAATTTGTTAACGTTATCTCACAGTCCGACTACGCTTCTATGGCTGCAGCCCGTTACACAACAAGGGGACAACCTAATGCAGGCAAAAAAAGTGAACGAACAAGTCTGCATTCACAGACTCTATAACAAACGAACAAATTAAACTTCAACTAACGCTCTTCGACAGAACCGACCAAACACTTATTCCCACGTACCTTTCTTGAGTCAAAGTTTCTGAGTGCATACCAACATAGTGTCAAGActgttcagtaaaaaaaatcgGAATATCCGGTCAttcttatcaaaataaaacccttGTGTGCGAAAGTGTTGTTTTGTCAATGCCCCCATCAATATTCTCTCAGAAAGACTGTATTTGAAAGATGATTCATGATTCATTCAATAGGGAGTCCCTAGGTATACAAAGTGTATCCATAGTTcggctgaaaaaaaacagagaacgTAGACATATTTCTGCTTTGCACAATCTGTGCcttttaagcatttattttgaaagaaatttgTCTGTGTTGTAGGTAACTCTAGTTAACTTGAAGCACCCAAATCACAGACAGCGCTCTACTAGTATCTCGAATTACAATTGGTGAATGGTGTTGCCTTTCGGCCAATCACGGTGCATTTCCTTAGAGAAGCTAGCAGCACATTGCTTGCATTGGAACAACAGTAGGCTCAAGGTGAGTGAGTCgagttttaaaacaatttattaatttatgggAATTCAAAATTAGGACATTTAAACTATAACAACTAGCTATTTTGGTGTAAGCACGTAAGTAACTATCCACGTTAGCTTGCCAGCAGACTATGCAACATTTGCCAGCTTGTAAGTTATCTTtagctacctagctagctagcggaAGGCAGCACTGCATTTTCCAGCAGTTAACGTTAACACAAGGTTTCCTGGATGCATTGTACAACATGTGAAACAATGTGTTAGGTAACGTTAAATACTTAATCCAtgcagttagctagctaagtgtTAGCTAAACAAACGAAGACAACGTTAGCGTTGATTCTTTGGCCTCCCGGTTGTCACACAATATCCACACGTACCGTTATTTAAAAGTGTATAAACCATGCGTCACTTTCGGGAAACACTGACAGTCGTGTCGCTGGTAAAATCTTCTTATGCTTTGGGTTTGTATTGGTgctgtatttattaatgtatatgtgtaaaacatttactttttctcCTCAGGTTTTGTGTGTCCTAGAAGGAGAAAACGCTGTTGCACCATGGGTGTGTTATCCACGTTGATGAGGGGTTTGATAAGAGGAGCGGACAGAATGTCTGAGTTCACCAGTAAGCGTGGATCAAGGACTCATAATAAAGGCAGGGGAGCAAGGCCCACTGGACTGAGGCTTTCTAGCAGAAAGTTTCTGTCCATACGGACCATGATTCCTGAGTTCGTGGTGCCTAACTTGGAGGGATTCAAACTTAAACCCTACGTATCTTACCGGTCTCCTCGAGGAACGGAGCCGCCAGTCACAGCACAAAGTGTGTTTGCTGAAGTTGTGGCCCCTCGGATCAAGAAAGACTTTGAAGAGGGCACTTTCAGCAAAGAACAGCTGGAGAAATATGGATTTGAACCCACTCAGGACGGAAAGCTCTTCAAGCTGTATCCCAAGAACTATGTGCGTTAAAGATGCACTCGcaatgaaatgtatttacaaagaGACTAAAAGCTACATACTAAGTGATGTGACACCTTTTAGGGTAATCATCACAAACTGGACTTTATAATGTGTAGTGGTTGACTCTTTAATTACTTGATCACCtggcaaaataaaactttggGGGCTATGGTCCATACTGCAGCGCTGTGCATTAGTTGTTGTAACAGAGCAGTTGAACAAACTATAACACACACCAgggttttcaaagttttttaagCCAACGACACCTTAACTGAGAGATGAAGCATTGTATAAATCAAgatgcatattaaactgggcctaaaATAACGTGTATacagcctaaagcctttatacattttttgtttacagaGTACTAATCTATTAAAATAATTGCTGGCATGatttataaatcatgttaaacatacatgtggcacagtgaatccttaggatgaacttGATCTGTCGATGGCCACCTTAGTGACAACCTTACCCATAGACCAGTAAGCataatttcagtgttttttttcacaaatatgaTGCTGATTTTCTTTTAGCTAATATGTTAGATTTATGTTGACACTTtgctttttgaaaaaacaaacagtggcccccctgcagtaactgaGGACCCGTGAAGatcttgtcttcattttgttacaCATAAAAATGACCATATAGTGGATCATTATGCTCAGAACCCTTTTGAATTCAAAGAAATGTTCACATGTCCAAGTTAAGGTATGCAGTTAACCTAAAACTTGTCAATTTCCCTTCATTGGTCAGAAAGTGTATTGAATATACTATTGTGGTAAAGTTTCTAAAATCCTCATATGGTAAAGATCACCAGCCCAGATTTTTGTGGCGCAGCACAAATACTGGCATAACACCATATACAAATGCAAAAAGGGGTTCATCTAGATAAAGTTCATTACAGCAGAGCGTTAATACCTGCCTTCAGTCAGCTAAAATCTCAAGTAATTAAGCATCAAACTTACCAAAATGTCCTTTATGCTTAACTGAATCCAGGAGCACAATGTCCTTAGGAGGCTGAGGGGTGCAGATGAAGAGAATTTCCTTTAGAGTAAGGGATCagatacattcacacacactgcatggGTGCCTAAAGTAATACAATTGCTATTCTTTaagcattgtgtttttatgagcAATTTTCTTCAACACGATAACAGAGTACTTAAAAATACAGCAAAGGTCTATGGGTGAATGATTGTTTTGCTCTTGCTGCTACATGATTTCACAATTTCAGATTAAATACAGGTCTATAAAAATCtgtcattacaaaaaaatactgttttccTAATAGCATATTCTGTGATAAGTAATTCTAAAGTGTGGGGACTGCATAGTGAAGACAGTGAATGGAATACCATCATGCCAACACCATAGCTGGGCTGTACATTCTGCTTTACTTCGGTGCATGGTATATTTCCATCCAAGGTATTTCTATAGTGTCAATGCAGCCGGTTTTCAGCCTGGTCAACATTGCTCTGATTCCTGCTGAGCCTCATCTGGAGTCCAGTCCCAGCGCCACACATGGAGCATATGGTCATAGAATGAGCAGCTTGCCAGCAGACAGGACAGTGAAGAAGCGTCCTCGTTTGAGTTGAAGGCAGGGCCTGGACCTCTATCCCCACTGATAGAGGGCGCTGCGATGCCCTCTGGGATGTATCGTCCTGCATCATCTTCTAGGGAAGTGTCAAAGCTGGCAGTGGGAGATTCATACTGAATTCGCAGGTGTCCTCCGCTCTCTGTGAGGCTTTCCTTTGGTTCTGCAGGAACAGGGGAGCAAGGAACAGGCTCCTCCAGGGACAGTCGGGACCAGTCGGCTCCGTACGCCAGGGAGTTGTGGAGGATATAGGAGGCTACGATCGGACACGATCCTCCAGTGCCCTCTGGACAATGACAGGGAAAAATGTAAGggtttaaaacagaaacagaagttGCTCACTCTTGAGGTGTCCTGGTCCTGACAGGATCCATTTCATTTACACAACTTTTTATACAATATCTTAGGTTATCTTAAGTTAATCACCACTTAATGGATCCCAATTTATTCTGTTATGAAGATGTAAAACTCCTAAGCGCCAGGGCTATGACAATCACTAAATGATAGAGCAAATATCTTAGTATGCAGTCAATGCAAATGATTGAAATGTTTTCTCTGCAACTACCATCTATTGTGAATACTGGGGGTTAGcagtcattttctttaaaagacaaagaCCACTGAAGAGTAATACAACTCATGATTTAATGCTGGTGACCATCAACTCAAccagtgtttgttttgaaaatgtaattcattttcaaaaaaggatATTTAGGACTAGgaagtaattattattttcattaactgTGAACCTAAATTTCCCGGTTTGAATCCAGCAAGGGACATTTGGTgcatctctttctcttcattttctgtGATTTCTCTAATATTGGCATACAGACATAAAATGCCTCCTCAAAatgattcataaaaaaaaaactaatcatcacatttgagaagctgaaaccatggaatgtttgacatttttgcttgaaaaatcaCTGACATTTTTTGATCATTTGTCAAAATAGTAGACACTTATTTTTCTATTGATTAACTTAATGAATCGGACggtcaaataaatgaatgactAACCGAGGATATaaccaagaagaaaaaacaaaaagttcatGATAACAATCCATAGCAAATGTCTGCTTGGCCATCTCTCCTTCAGACTCACCCAGGACCTGCTGGCAGTGAAGGATGTGGAAGtcattgtgcatgctggctgcCAGCAGCAGGTGCTGGTGAGTCGGGTGCCACTTCAGCCTCCAGACTCCACCGCCCACGGGACTCTCACTAAGAGGCTGCTGCATGTTTCTGCCATCCCACAGCAAAACCTGCTCATCGTAGCTGCAGAAAGAGAAGCGCAAAACACAAAACGTACAGACACTCAGTTGGCTGAGAGGAGAGAACCAGCTAAAGGTCTAGGACAAGAAGACCGAAGACAAAGGAAGCAATGGTAGAAAACCGTTTCTGCAGGTTTGatcaagtcaaatttaagactttttaagaccataataaatgaaatttaaaacctttatcacaacatcaactGGGCCCTAAATCTAGGTTTTTCAAGGCAAGGAACACTCAACTTGCATTTCGCCATAGCTgaagaataaaatctgtttcaTGTCGTGGTACAATCCGAAAGAGTTTACCCTGTAAACGGTAGCTATAACCGGACAAAAGGCACCATGGTCACCATAGAGAGTTGAATGGGATATTTACCTGCCTGTAGCCAGGATGTGTTCCCGATGTGGGTTGCTGTGAATACTGCACACACCCATCGAGTGCCTTCAAGAGAACAGAACCGACATTGAACTAATATGTACTTTTCCTAAACGAATAAACCAAATGACTGTTGTTGTTTCTAGGGTTGggccatatggagaaaatcagatatcacaatattcttgacctaATACATTCCCTTtgatattgcaacaatattgtatggttgactgttggtgctttcacaaaaagtCTTTACAATTCAATTTTAGATTAGAATAAAACTCAATAATGCGCATCCAATGACTGAGACGGTAAACAGTAAttgaacagctagaacagtctggtaagttcagaaaataacatcacGTTACAAAGGCAACTGGACTTGCTAGGAATTCTGCAAAGACGTTTTTCCTCTCATCCAAAAGGCTTCTTCGGTTCTCACTGACTAGTGGGGAGTTCCAGATATGTATTTGGTGGGTTGTGTCACCTGAGTGTCATTGACAACACTTACCACAATACCATATCCAAAATCAATGcaaagatgatatctagtctcattaTATAACAATGTTGATATGATATCAATATactgcccagccctagttgatCTAATTCATCTAACTAACATCCGTACTCACCTTTTACTGGTGAAAGTGGGGCAGGAGGGGCCGACCCTGAGATCCCAGCCCTTAAGTTTGCAATCATCCCCACCTGTAGAGGAACAaccaacagagaggaaaaggtgTATTTACACAAagcatacataaatacatgtaaatgatcagaaaaaaagatatagcAATAACAATAAGCTCCCTCTTATCCACCTAAATGCTGATCACATGTTAATGCATTAATAAGAATGATGtattaatatacaatatataattgATTATATGTGTTCTGGGTCTTCTACTGGACAAAAAAGTTCTGTGAATAAATGGAAGAGATTTTGGGTTTGTCTGGCTATAGAACAACCTTACCTATTGAAAATTGACTAGCCCTGGTTGTTTTAAGCAATGGATTGAGTTGATCACAAAAATGGCAACATTCAAACGGGAAGAGACCATATTTTGGAAGTGTGTGGGGCTCCTTTTTGGCTGTAATAGAAGTCTAAGTCTTTCCAGGCACCTGGTATAATAGATTGGTAGACATGGTAACTGCTACTATCAAggcattttcatttatattttatattcatttatttctatttgttttagttttgtattgctgttgttgttatggTTGTTCTGTGTTGTCCACTGCTGTGTCTCATTATGAAATTGTATTGAATGGCTGTCAGGGGCAGCCTGGGCTTATTAAAGGGGTAAAATATTTGTGAATTGTCTGATGTcagctgttttatgttttttgttgtttttttattttaaaaaaaagtgccaatTATGATTTACAGCAAGCGAGTGTTACCAGAATAAACCAGCTGTGTGTCCCAGTAGGAGAAAGCTGAGATCCAGGCCTCAAAGTCATGGGCTTTCCACTGTGACAAAGCAGTGAGAGCGCCTTCAGCCAGGGACAGCACGCTGACGCAGCCCGCAGAGTCGCTGCACACCACCCGCACATCACTGCTGCAGGAACAAACAGGGGACGTTTGACATCACAGAGCCTAGAATCTCACAATaggagcagagtgtgtgtgtacataatgATACTGATGATGTAACATTCATATGGAGTCAAAGCTATAacttcaaagtaaaataaattgattCCTTAGATGTAACAAACGGAATCATAAAAAACTGCAAATTATAACAACCttccataaaaaataaaaaagtagccATACAAGACAGAGACTGTCCATTCTGGCACCAAtggacagtgtttttttgtaaaaaattgagATGAACTTTTGTACGGCCCAGGCGCAGGTGCTCAGGCTTTGGTCCATGCTGAGTGTGTTACCTGTCCATTCTCCCCGTGGACCAGTCTAACGACAGAgccagccgctctgctcccacCTCCAAACTGCACATCGAGTGCAGACTACGGACGCCTTCCTACCGGATACACACATTCATTAGCGCAGACTACCACATCAACAACTAGGGTCACACCACGTAATAGTATTACAAcataggggtgggggggagaaaaaataattgattctttTCAGTAGAATcgtgatttttttattaccaatgattcacctaaatCTTTTTGTTTATACGGTATCGTTGAGGGCAGCATCATAtccgtttccagcaaaacaaagggacagcagaaaatgcagaaaagccatgttgtgttctttacaaatgaaataaatgtaagactgacatgtgatgttcattcttcttagaaaacaattagcTTTTATAACTGTCTCATGacatattgtctctagaagtgtataatacaacttttgtttttgttaaagaaggaaaggaaaatccCAATATACTATTGGAtcacaatacttctagaatcacAATAACTAATCAAAATACAAATCACATCTGCACCCACGTTATCGGTAAAGAATCTAATCAGAAAGAAAGCCTATCGCCCCAGCTctaattataatacattataacaGGTAGAGCAGGATGAACACACTCGACCCGTCCAAACACATCATTTTACATCAGCAGCAAACCTTTCTGTGGCCTTCTGAACGAACAATGTGTCTCGGTTCCTTTTAGCTTGCACACATATACTGTCCTCCTCTCTCAACAGACTGAAGAGGCCGTGTGGTAAAATACCATGGAAGGTACAGTAACTAAGTACAAGAGCTGTGCAAGCTTATAATGTTTAGATGTTGCTGACACTCTGTCAAGTGTTGTATTGGACATTAGCATGTTTTAAGGCATTCGTCACTCCAAAACCAACTCTTCAGTCTTTCTAACACCATGCAGACCAGCACAAACCACATACTTAACGATATCAGCATAACAAAGGTTGTGTTTATTATCGTATTATGATTGCAGGTCTGTTGTATTAAACCACAATTATATTGTGCATCTATTGTAAagtcttcctgtttttttggcCACAATTGTGTGTATGGACATTCATAAAACAAAAGGGCACTCAAAAAGACAAGAGTCACCTCTACTGCGGAGGATAAGTTTATCTGAGttaccagcctcagaaatcgcaagttaacagcagctcagattagagaccagatgaataccacacagagttctagcagcagaaaCATCTCAAGAACAACTTTTAAGAAGAAAGTGCACAAATCAGGCCTttatggtcaaatagcagctagaaAACCAcagctaaggagaggcaacaagcagaagagatttgtttcggccaagaaacacaaggaatggacattagaccagtggaaatctgggctttggtctgatgagctcaagtttgagatctttggttccaaccgccgtgtctttgcgCAACGgtgaaaaggtgaccggatgcattctacatgcctggttcccaccgtgaagcatggaggaggaggtgtgatggtgtgggggtgcttcgCTGTTTACACTGTTGGGGATtcattcaaaattgaaggcatactgaaccagcacggctaccacagcatcctgcagcaacatgccaTTCCATCCactttgcgtttagttggaccatcatttatttttcaacagaaaaacccaaacacacctccaggctgtgtaagggctgtttgaccaagaaggagagggatggagtgctgcgcctccacagtcaccggaacAGAACCCtatcaagatggtttggggagagctggaccgcagagtgaagaaaaaagggccaacaagtgctcaTTCATAGCtctgatgccttcagtgacaatctacaatgtaaacagtCATGAAAATTAAGGAAACGCACTGACTGAGAAgatgtgtccaaacttttggcctgtacttaATCACGTGTCCTGTCAAAAACCCTAGATGCTGATTCTGTACACAAATCAGCTATATGCCAATAATTATTAGATGTCCCTGGTTGTGATTCTTCAGATGCCACGTTTCTCACCTGACTGTCTGACAGTGTGTACAGCTGCAGCTCTCCGGTGGCAGATGCCATTCCCAGCACTGCCCTCCCTGACACCGGCACATGGCACCTGAGAACATGCAAAGGAATTAACAAGAGGGAAGCAGCCAAAAGCTGTATTCACAACCGTTCCCTATCACAGAAATAGTGCAATGTATAGTGTGTTTGCTATTTTGTAGTGGTGTTTGAATTCTCTGCGGTTAATTTGATTCACTGTATAGTCCGTTTTAAAACCCACAATGTTCCCTACATTTTCCTCATGTATCCCACAAATCTTTTGTTTCTTAACAGTGGAAATGTAACATGCACCATATATACAACATTTAACTCTCCTCCTGAGTGCTCATCCACTGACGCAAGTAACTCAACGATTTGTTTTCGGGGAGTTTTACGATGTGTCCAAAATCTGGTTTGGTTGTTCCCTTTATAGTGCACTATTTAATAAACACCATATATGGAATAGGGAGTGAGTGAAGGAACAGTTTCAAAAACAGCTTATGACATCAATAACTGCTCAAACTTGATAGCTTACCATTTCAAATCTAAAATGGCAGCAGTGTCCATGCGCTGTAGCTCAGTGAGAGGAGGGATCATAGATCCCTCTTGCCGAAATTCAAAAAGGTACAAGCGACCAGTCCGCCTTGGGGTGGCATGCTCTTCCCCTGcc includes:
- the mrpl41 gene encoding 39S ribosomal protein L41, mitochondrial, giving the protein MGVLSTLMRGLIRGADRMSEFTSKRGSRTHNKGRGARPTGLRLSSRKFLSIRTMIPEFVVPNLEGFKLKPYVSYRSPRGTEPPVTAQSVFAEVVAPRIKKDFEEGTFSKEQLEKYGFEPTQDGKLFKLYPKNYVR
- the dph7 gene encoding diphthine methyltransferase, which translates into the protein MAWKSRTRNLQVFDTELSADSVEWCPVSSSHDVLACGTYQLQKGAGEEHATPRRTGRLYLFEFRQEGSMIPPLTELQRMDTAAILDLKWCHVPVSGRAVLGMASATGELQLYTLSDSQEGVRSLHSMCSLEVGAERLALSLDWSTGRMDSSDVRVVCSDSAGCVSVLSLAEGALTALSQWKAHDFEAWISAFSYWDTQLVYSGGDDCKLKGWDLRVGPSCPTFTSKRHSMGVCSIHSNPHREHILATGSYDEQVLLWDGRNMQQPLSESPVGGGVWRLKWHPTHQHLLLAASMHNDFHILHCQQVLEGTGGSCPIVASYILHNSLAYGADWSRLSLEEPVPCSPVPAEPKESLTESGGHLRIQYESPTASFDTSLEDDAGRYIPEGIAAPSISGDRGPGPAFNSNEDASSLSCLLASCSFYDHMLHVWRWDWTPDEAQQESEQC